The following proteins come from a genomic window of Diorhabda carinulata isolate Delta chromosome X, icDioCari1.1, whole genome shotgun sequence:
- the LOC130901637 gene encoding poly(rC)-binding protein 3 isoform X3, which translates to MDGRLEQKMMNDDSNVQITIRLIMQGKEVGSIIGKKGEIVNRFRHESGAKINISDGSCPERIVTVIGSTSAIYKAFTLICKKFEEFQEINSGSSSVPRPPITLRLVVPASQCGSLIGKAGSKIKEIREVTGASIQVASEMLPNSTERAVTISGTGEAITQCIYHICNVMLESPPKGATIPFRPKPQIGGPVILAGGQAYTIQGNYAVPAHSDVSSSIVTPPLFAPAHHPTHHRPLSLCHPLTAAVAPAQLVAAYEPLKNGHLQAAIPPAHLLTDLASLGKNPLAGLAALGLGGLAPSAAGGLNPAALAALAGSQLRTTNARNQQNSNQQTHEMTVPNELIGCVIGKGGTKIAEIRQISGAMIRISNCDDRETGTSERTITISGNPDAVALAQYLINMRISMETAGLPLPGYHYIAPNHIVKAPIH; encoded by the exons AATGATGAATGACGATTCAAACGTGCAAATCACAATCAGACTGATAATGCAAGGAAAG GAGGTTGGAAGCATTATTGGCAAAAAAGGTGAAATTGTGAATAGATTTCGGCATGAA agTGGTgcaaaaattaatatatcagACGGATCGTGCCCCGAAAGAATCGTTACCGTAATAGGATCAACGAGTGCGATATACAAGGCGTTCACATTgatatgcaaaaaatttgaggaa TTTCAAGAAATTAACAGTGGAAGTAGTTCAGTACCGCGTCCTCCGATTACTCTACGTCTGGTCGTACCGGCTAGTCAGTGCGGATCGTTAATCGGTAAAGCCGGatctaaaataaaagaaatcagAGAAGTTACCGGGGCGTCTATACAAGTTGCATCAGAAATGTTACCAAATTCGACCGAAAGGGCAGTTACGATTTCTGGTACTGGAGAAGCGATCACTCAATGCATTTATCATATTTGTAACGTTATGCTAGAG tcCCCTCCCAAAGGAGCGACCATCCCTTTCCGCCCTAAACCCCAAATAGGTGGTCCCGTAATCCTCGCCGGTGGTCAGGCCTACACTATCCAAGGCAACTACGCCGTTCCCGCCCATTCAGACGTAAGTAGCTCTATAGTAACGCCACCTCTATTCGCTCCCGCTCATCATCCCACCCATCATCGACCTTTGTCTCTATGCCATCCTCTAACGGCGGCGGTCGCCCCAGCGCAGCTCGTAGCTGCTTACGAACCGCTCAAGAACGGACATTTGCAGGCCGCCATTCCGCCCGCGCATCTTTTGACAGAT CTGGCGAGTTTAGGTAAAAATCCTCTTGCAGGATTAGCAGCATTAGGATTAGGTGGTTTGGCTCCGTCAGCCGCAGGAGGATTAAATCCAGcag ctTTGGCAGCATTGGCGGGATCTCAATTAAGGACGACGAATGCGAGGAACCAACAGAACTCTAATCAACAAACGCATGAAATGACAGTACCTAATGAACTAATTGGTTGCGTTATTGGTAAAGGGGGTACTAAAATAGCGGAAATTCGACAAATTTCCGGCGCTATGATTCGCATATCGAATTGCGACGATAGAGAAACTGGTACATCAGAACGAACAATCACGATATCCGGAAATCCTGATGCGGTAGCATTGGCACAATATCTCATCAATATGAG GATATCCATGGAAACAGCTGGTCTTCCTCTACCCGGTTACCATTACATCGCTCCAAATCACATCGTAAAAGCTCCGATtcattga
- the LOC130901637 gene encoding poly(rC)-binding protein 3 isoform X4: MDGRLEQKMMNDDSNVQITIRLIMQGKEVGSIIGKKGEIVNRFRHESGAKINISDGSCPERIVTVIGSTSAIYKAFTLICKKFEEFQEINSGSSSVPRPPITLRLVVPASQCGSLIGKAGSKIKEIREVTGASIQVASEMLPNSTERAVTISGTGEAITQCIYHICNVMLESPPKGATIPFRPKPQIGGPVILAGGQAYTIQGNYAVPAHSDLASLGKNPLAGLAALGLGGLAPSAAGGLNPAALAALAGSQLRTTNARNQQNSNQQTHEMTVPNELIGCVIGKGGTKIAEIRQISGAMIRISNCDDRETGTSERTITISGNPDAVALAQYLINMRISMETAGLPLPGYHYIAPNHIVKAPIH; encoded by the exons AATGATGAATGACGATTCAAACGTGCAAATCACAATCAGACTGATAATGCAAGGAAAG GAGGTTGGAAGCATTATTGGCAAAAAAGGTGAAATTGTGAATAGATTTCGGCATGAA agTGGTgcaaaaattaatatatcagACGGATCGTGCCCCGAAAGAATCGTTACCGTAATAGGATCAACGAGTGCGATATACAAGGCGTTCACATTgatatgcaaaaaatttgaggaa TTTCAAGAAATTAACAGTGGAAGTAGTTCAGTACCGCGTCCTCCGATTACTCTACGTCTGGTCGTACCGGCTAGTCAGTGCGGATCGTTAATCGGTAAAGCCGGatctaaaataaaagaaatcagAGAAGTTACCGGGGCGTCTATACAAGTTGCATCAGAAATGTTACCAAATTCGACCGAAAGGGCAGTTACGATTTCTGGTACTGGAGAAGCGATCACTCAATGCATTTATCATATTTGTAACGTTATGCTAGAG tcCCCTCCCAAAGGAGCGACCATCCCTTTCCGCCCTAAACCCCAAATAGGTGGTCCCGTAATCCTCGCCGGTGGTCAGGCCTACACTATCCAAGGCAACTACGCCGTTCCCGCCCATTCAGAC CTGGCGAGTTTAGGTAAAAATCCTCTTGCAGGATTAGCAGCATTAGGATTAGGTGGTTTGGCTCCGTCAGCCGCAGGAGGATTAAATCCAGcag ctTTGGCAGCATTGGCGGGATCTCAATTAAGGACGACGAATGCGAGGAACCAACAGAACTCTAATCAACAAACGCATGAAATGACAGTACCTAATGAACTAATTGGTTGCGTTATTGGTAAAGGGGGTACTAAAATAGCGGAAATTCGACAAATTTCCGGCGCTATGATTCGCATATCGAATTGCGACGATAGAGAAACTGGTACATCAGAACGAACAATCACGATATCCGGAAATCCTGATGCGGTAGCATTGGCACAATATCTCATCAATATGAG GATATCCATGGAAACAGCTGGTCTTCCTCTACCCGGTTACCATTACATCGCTCCAAATCACATCGTAAAAGCTCCGATtcattga
- the LOC130901637 gene encoding poly(rC)-binding protein 3 isoform X1 — protein sequence MDGRLEQKMMNDDSNVQITIRLIMQGKEVGSIIGKKGEIVNRFRHESGAKINISDGSCPERIVTVIGSTSAIYKAFTLICKKFEEFQEINSGSSSVPRPPITLRLVVPASQCGSLIGKAGSKIKEIREVTGASIQVASEMLPNSTERAVTISGTGEAITQCIYHICNVMLESPPKGATIPFRPKPQIGGPVILAGGQAYTIQGNYAVPAHSDVSSSIVTPPLFAPAHHPTHHRPLSLCHPLTAAVAPAQLVAAYEPLKNGHLQAAIPPAHLLTDLASLGKNPLAGLAALGLGGLAPSAAGGLNPAALAALAGSQLRTTNARNQQNSNQQTHEMTVPNELIGCVIGKGGTKIAEIRQISGAMIRISNCDDRETGTSERTITISGNPDAVALAQYLINMSVELQKANLEAQNSPSTGQSSNSNTSTSTSAASPLASAIPIAQLLAKPGALNALTNLSALGGLTELLSGQGAGSPSIQTTGVHRPHKSYTPRLRSPGGGNEGSKLKNERNKFNPY from the exons AATGATGAATGACGATTCAAACGTGCAAATCACAATCAGACTGATAATGCAAGGAAAG GAGGTTGGAAGCATTATTGGCAAAAAAGGTGAAATTGTGAATAGATTTCGGCATGAA agTGGTgcaaaaattaatatatcagACGGATCGTGCCCCGAAAGAATCGTTACCGTAATAGGATCAACGAGTGCGATATACAAGGCGTTCACATTgatatgcaaaaaatttgaggaa TTTCAAGAAATTAACAGTGGAAGTAGTTCAGTACCGCGTCCTCCGATTACTCTACGTCTGGTCGTACCGGCTAGTCAGTGCGGATCGTTAATCGGTAAAGCCGGatctaaaataaaagaaatcagAGAAGTTACCGGGGCGTCTATACAAGTTGCATCAGAAATGTTACCAAATTCGACCGAAAGGGCAGTTACGATTTCTGGTACTGGAGAAGCGATCACTCAATGCATTTATCATATTTGTAACGTTATGCTAGAG tcCCCTCCCAAAGGAGCGACCATCCCTTTCCGCCCTAAACCCCAAATAGGTGGTCCCGTAATCCTCGCCGGTGGTCAGGCCTACACTATCCAAGGCAACTACGCCGTTCCCGCCCATTCAGACGTAAGTAGCTCTATAGTAACGCCACCTCTATTCGCTCCCGCTCATCATCCCACCCATCATCGACCTTTGTCTCTATGCCATCCTCTAACGGCGGCGGTCGCCCCAGCGCAGCTCGTAGCTGCTTACGAACCGCTCAAGAACGGACATTTGCAGGCCGCCATTCCGCCCGCGCATCTTTTGACAGAT CTGGCGAGTTTAGGTAAAAATCCTCTTGCAGGATTAGCAGCATTAGGATTAGGTGGTTTGGCTCCGTCAGCCGCAGGAGGATTAAATCCAGcag ctTTGGCAGCATTGGCGGGATCTCAATTAAGGACGACGAATGCGAGGAACCAACAGAACTCTAATCAACAAACGCATGAAATGACAGTACCTAATGAACTAATTGGTTGCGTTATTGGTAAAGGGGGTACTAAAATAGCGGAAATTCGACAAATTTCCGGCGCTATGATTCGCATATCGAATTGCGACGATAGAGAAACTGGTACATCAGAACGAACAATCACGATATCCGGAAATCCTGATGCGGTAGCATTGGCACAATATCTCATCAATATGAG CGTTGAACTGCAGAAAGCTAACCTTGAGGCCCAAAACTCCCCCAGTACCGGCCAGTCCTCTAACTCTAACACCAGTACCAGTACCAGTGCCGCCTCTCCTCTGGCTAGTGCCATCCCCATTGCGCAGTTGCTAGCCAAACCGGGCGCCCTCAATGCGTTGACAAACCTCAGCGCGTTGGGGGGGCTAACGGAGCTGCTAAGCGGGCAAGGGGCCGGCTCTCCCTCCATCCAGACTACCGGTGTCCACCGCCCCCACAAGAGCTATACGCCCCGCCTCCGATCGCCTGGTGGTGGTAACGAGGGAAGCAAGTTGAAGAATGAAAGAAATAAGTTCAATCCTTATTAG
- the LOC130901637 gene encoding poly(rC)-binding protein 3 isoform X2, which yields MDGRLEQKMMNDDSNVQITIRLIMQGKEVGSIIGKKGEIVNRFRHESGAKINISDGSCPERIVTVIGSTSAIYKAFTLICKKFEEFQEINSGSSSVPRPPITLRLVVPASQCGSLIGKAGSKIKEIREVTGASIQVASEMLPNSTERAVTISGTGEAITQCIYHICNVMLESPPKGATIPFRPKPQIGGPVILAGGQAYTIQGNYAVPAHSDLASLGKNPLAGLAALGLGGLAPSAAGGLNPAALAALAGSQLRTTNARNQQNSNQQTHEMTVPNELIGCVIGKGGTKIAEIRQISGAMIRISNCDDRETGTSERTITISGNPDAVALAQYLINMSVELQKANLEAQNSPSTGQSSNSNTSTSTSAASPLASAIPIAQLLAKPGALNALTNLSALGGLTELLSGQGAGSPSIQTTGVHRPHKSYTPRLRSPGGGNEGSKLKNERNKFNPY from the exons AATGATGAATGACGATTCAAACGTGCAAATCACAATCAGACTGATAATGCAAGGAAAG GAGGTTGGAAGCATTATTGGCAAAAAAGGTGAAATTGTGAATAGATTTCGGCATGAA agTGGTgcaaaaattaatatatcagACGGATCGTGCCCCGAAAGAATCGTTACCGTAATAGGATCAACGAGTGCGATATACAAGGCGTTCACATTgatatgcaaaaaatttgaggaa TTTCAAGAAATTAACAGTGGAAGTAGTTCAGTACCGCGTCCTCCGATTACTCTACGTCTGGTCGTACCGGCTAGTCAGTGCGGATCGTTAATCGGTAAAGCCGGatctaaaataaaagaaatcagAGAAGTTACCGGGGCGTCTATACAAGTTGCATCAGAAATGTTACCAAATTCGACCGAAAGGGCAGTTACGATTTCTGGTACTGGAGAAGCGATCACTCAATGCATTTATCATATTTGTAACGTTATGCTAGAG tcCCCTCCCAAAGGAGCGACCATCCCTTTCCGCCCTAAACCCCAAATAGGTGGTCCCGTAATCCTCGCCGGTGGTCAGGCCTACACTATCCAAGGCAACTACGCCGTTCCCGCCCATTCAGAC CTGGCGAGTTTAGGTAAAAATCCTCTTGCAGGATTAGCAGCATTAGGATTAGGTGGTTTGGCTCCGTCAGCCGCAGGAGGATTAAATCCAGcag ctTTGGCAGCATTGGCGGGATCTCAATTAAGGACGACGAATGCGAGGAACCAACAGAACTCTAATCAACAAACGCATGAAATGACAGTACCTAATGAACTAATTGGTTGCGTTATTGGTAAAGGGGGTACTAAAATAGCGGAAATTCGACAAATTTCCGGCGCTATGATTCGCATATCGAATTGCGACGATAGAGAAACTGGTACATCAGAACGAACAATCACGATATCCGGAAATCCTGATGCGGTAGCATTGGCACAATATCTCATCAATATGAG CGTTGAACTGCAGAAAGCTAACCTTGAGGCCCAAAACTCCCCCAGTACCGGCCAGTCCTCTAACTCTAACACCAGTACCAGTACCAGTGCCGCCTCTCCTCTGGCTAGTGCCATCCCCATTGCGCAGTTGCTAGCCAAACCGGGCGCCCTCAATGCGTTGACAAACCTCAGCGCGTTGGGGGGGCTAACGGAGCTGCTAAGCGGGCAAGGGGCCGGCTCTCCCTCCATCCAGACTACCGGTGTCCACCGCCCCCACAAGAGCTATACGCCCCGCCTCCGATCGCCTGGTGGTGGTAACGAGGGAAGCAAGTTGAAGAATGAAAGAAATAAGTTCAATCCTTATTAG